The proteins below come from a single Gossypium raimondii isolate GPD5lz chromosome 2, ASM2569854v1, whole genome shotgun sequence genomic window:
- the LOC128034094 gene encoding uncharacterized protein LOC128034094, which translates to MRSKDKAALYMLFRAVDESGFEKIASTTTSKEAWDILAKLYKGADRVKQVHLQTLCGELEGMKMKESEGVSDYITRVQTMVNQLNRNGEALTDARVVEKILRSLTDSFENVVCAIEESKDLATLTVNEFTGSLEAHEQRKKKKKEETLEQALQTKASIKDEKVLYSQCIRGRGRGRGHGDRGNGRGGKGRGQEGNYEEKEHSNQQNWRGRRRGRGRGGWSNYSNVECYKCGKYGHYAKDCNSDKCYNCGKAGHFAKECRVSKKVEETTNLTTENEEAKEGFLLMAHNEVNTNNNMVWYLDTGESNHMCGLKHLFKEMQKVETGYVTFGDASKVEVKGQDKEGRLVALVEMERNHMYKLNLKSVRGKCLRVDVEDKASLWHLRFGHLHYGGLNNLVKKNMVHGLPDMDYEGKFCEACVLGKHVFKKFKVMVEKATGRHVKSIRSDRGGEYTLTAFMEYCEEQGIRRFLTAPYLPQQNGVAEMKNQTVLDMVRSMLKSKKMPKEFWAEVVQCAIYVQNRCPHAKLDDQTPQEAWSGQKPSVSHLKVFGSEAYAHLSDQRRTKLEDKSKRFIFIGYDEKTKGYKLLDPISKKVVVNYDVRFNEVNE; encoded by the exons ATGCGATCAAAAGATAAGGCGGCATTGTACATGTTATTCCGAGCTGTTGACGAGTCAGGCTTTGAGAAGATTGCAAGTACGACAACTTCAAAAGAAGCGTGGGACATTTTAGCAAAGTTGTACAAAGGAGCCGACCGAGTTAAACAAGTCCACCTTCAAACTCTTTGTGGAGAGCTGGAAGGCATGAAGATGAAGGAATCAGAAGGTGTCTCCGACTACATCACGCGTGTTCAAACCATGGTGAACCAACTCAACCGAAACGGAGAAGCGTTAACCGATGCACGAGTTGTGGAGAAGATTTTGAGATCATTAACTGATAGTTTCGAGAATGTCGTATGTGCCATAGAAGAGTCAAAGGATCTAGCAACGCTCACAGTCAATGAATTCACCGGTTCTCTTGAGGCACATGAACAAcgtaagaagaagaagaaagaggagaCACTCGAGCAAGCACTTCAAACCAAGGCATCAATCAAAGACGAAAAAGTTCTCTATTCTCAATGTATTCGAGGTAGAGGTCGTGGTCGTGGTCATGGAGATCGAGGAAATGGTCGTGGTGGAAAAGGTCGAGGTCAAGAAGGGAATTATGAGGAAAAGGAGCATTCAAACCAACAAAATTGGCGTGGAAGAAGACGTGGTCGTGGAAGAGGCGGATGGTCGAATTATTCCAATGTCGAGTGCTACAAGTGTGGCAAATATGGTCACTATGCGAAGGATTGTAACTCTGATAAGTGTTACAATTGTGGTAAGGCGGGACATTTCGCGAAAGAATGTCGCGTCTCAAAAAAGGTGGAAGAGACAACCAACCTAACCACGGAAAATGAGGAGGCAAAAGAAGGTTTTCTCTTGATGGCACACAACGAAGTCAACACCAACAACAACATGGTATGGTACCTTGACACGGGTGAAAGCAACCATATGTGCGGGCTCAAGCACCTATTCAAAGAAATGCAAAAGGTTGAAACGGGATATGTGACATTTGGAGATGCGTCGAAGGTTGAGGTAAAAGGCCAAG ATAAGGAAGGGCGTTTGGTCGCTCTAGTTGAAATGGAGAGAAATCACATGTACAAGTTGAATTTGAAAAGCGTTCGAGGAAAATGTTTGCGAGTCGATGTTGAAGACAAGGCGTCGCTGTGGCATCTCCGTTTTGGCCATCTACATTATGGTGGTCTAAACAATTTGGTGAAGAAGAACATGGTGCATGGGCTACCAGACATGGACTATGAGGGAAAATTTTGTGAAGCATGTGTGCTTGGCAAGCAT GTGTTCAAGAAGTTCAAAGTGATGGTGGAAAAAGCAACTGGTAGACACGTCAAATCTATACGATCTGATAGAGGTGGTGAGTATACTTTGACGGCTTTCATGGAGTATTGTGAGGAGCAAGGCATAAGACGATTCCTAACCGCACCGTACTTACCCCAACAAAATGGTGTGGCCGAGATGAAGAACCAGACTGTTCTCGACATGGTTCGATCAATGCTCAAGAGTAAGAAGATGCCGAAAGAATTTTGGGCGGAAGTTGTGCAATGTGCCATCTATGTGCAAAATCGATGTCCACATGCGAAGTTGGATGATCAAACACCACAAGAGGCTTGGAGCGGACAGAAACCATCAGTTTCTCATCTCAAAGTATTCGGTAGTGAGGCCTATGCACATTTGTCAGATCAGCGAAGAACAAAGCTCGAAGACAAAAGCaaaaggtttatttttattgggtatgatgagaaaacaaaaggataCAAGCTACTCGACCCGATAAGTAAGAAGGTTGTTGTAAATTATGATGTACGATTTAATGAAGTAAACGAGTAA